The following are encoded together in the Ovis aries strain OAR_USU_Benz2616 breed Rambouillet chromosome X, ARS-UI_Ramb_v3.0, whole genome shotgun sequence genome:
- the LOC121818342 gene encoding melanoma-associated antigen 10-like, with the protein MPVVPTNELCTSEEDLQGQIQAQGPVEAQLLGAEAEDASTPLASFPPDSSSSATVDAEILFKQAVNVMTAELLEFLLLKYGTKEPIFQAEMLNRVLRDNQAHFPVVFRKATQCLQLAFGVDMKEVDHREHIYVMVATLGLTLNEMRRGGQSIPKAGLLVTVLSLIPVAGDRVCEEKVWGALSKMGVFPGIEHCLYGEPKELLTQVWVQAGYLEYRQVPYSHPAHYEFLWGPRAYAETSKQQVKDYLHRVNGRRPRFFPPWYA; encoded by the coding sequence ATGCCTGTGGTCCCGACGAATGAACTCTGCACTTCTGAGGAAGACCTTCAGGGCCAAATCCAGGCCCAGGGCCCAGTGGAGGCGCAGCTCCTGGGGGCTGAGGCAGAGGATGCCTCAACCCCTCTGGCCTCCTTCCCTCCAGACTCATCTTCCTCTGCCACCGTGGATGCGGAGATCTTGTTCAAGCAGGCTGTGAATGTGATGACGGCTGAACTACTGGAGTTCCTGCTCCTCAAGTATGGCACCAAGGAGCCGATTTTCCAGGCTGAAATGCTGAATAGGGTCCTCAGGGATAACCAGGCCCATTTCCCAGTGGTCTTCCGTAAAGCCACACAGTGCCTGCAGCTGGCCTTTGGCGTGGATATGAAAGAGGTGGACCACAGAGAGCACATCTATGTCATGGTCGCCACCCTGGGCCTCACCCTCAATGAGATGCGGAGGGGTGGGCAGAGCATACCAAAGGCTGGCCTCCTGGTGACGGTCCTGAGCCTGATTCCCGTAGCAGGGGACCGGGTCTGTGAGGAGAAGGTCTGGGGAGCACTCAGCAAGATGGGGGTATTTCCTGGCATAGAGCACTGCCTCTATGGGGAGCCCAAGGAGCTGCTGACCCAAGTGTGGGTGCAGGCAGGGTACCTGGAGTACCGTCAGGTGCCTTACAGCCACCCTGCTCATTACGAGTTCCTGTGGGGTCCCCGGGCCTATGCAGAGACCAGCAAGCAGCAAGTCAAGGACTATCTGCACAGGGTCAATGGAAGGCGTCCCAGGTTCTTCCCACCCTGGTATGCGTAG